A stretch of Candidatus Neomarinimicrobiota bacterium DNA encodes these proteins:
- a CDS encoding (2Fe-2S)-binding protein, with protein sequence MLHHPKSHYFQLSLTVNGKLVEREIVTHLRLLDFLRDELLLTGTKEVCGEGECGACTIIMDGQTVNSCLILAVEAHHRNIVTIEGLADTKELTDLQQSFEDHHSVQCGYCIPGMVLTGEKLLERNSHPTRNEIKYELSGNICRCTGYHKIVDAIEHASDDIAADERG encoded by the coding sequence ATGCTTCACCATCCAAAATCCCACTATTTCCAACTGTCCCTGACTGTCAACGGCAAGTTGGTGGAACGAGAGATAGTCACTCATTTGAGATTGCTTGATTTTCTGCGTGATGAGCTGTTACTCACTGGAACCAAAGAAGTTTGTGGTGAAGGTGAATGTGGTGCCTGTACTATCATCATGGATGGTCAAACTGTTAATTCATGTCTCATTTTGGCTGTTGAAGCCCATCATCGAAACATTGTGACCATTGAAGGATTGGCGGATACCAAAGAACTCACTGATCTTCAGCAATCCTTTGAAGATCATCACAGTGTTCAATGTGGATATTGTATTCCCGGGATGGTGCTGACTGGTGAAAAACTACTGGAACGCAATTCGCATCCGACACGGAATGAGATCAAATACGAACTCTCTGGAAATATCTGCCGTTGCACCGGTTACCACAAGATCGTGGATGCCATAGAGCATGCGTCCGATGATATTGCCGCAGATGAACGCGGATAG
- a CDS encoding xanthine dehydrogenase family protein subunit M, with protein sequence MRYYRPDSLEIYFKLRTTLAGKSVVVLAGGTDLMPRYERGLSMPDHLIDLKYLSQLSSIQVSENYIEIGALTSIQDLHDHAVIQKKFTAIHQAAHEFAGAQIRHRGTIGGNLCNASPAGDLLPALYAFGATLELTSKHGQRKLPVAEFILGPGKTALGDGEILTSIRLPRDHFDSKFIKVGLRQTMAISVINIAFVYSRHNHSYSHLKIAVGAVAPTIVILDTFTTDFLAEPSQLSNQLHLIDEAISPIDDIRATAKYRRTVLKNLIQDFLAR encoded by the coding sequence ATGAGATATTATCGTCCAGATTCTTTAGAGATCTATTTCAAGCTACGTACAACGCTAGCCGGGAAATCTGTAGTGGTGCTAGCAGGCGGGACAGACCTGATGCCTCGCTACGAACGAGGGTTGTCAATGCCAGACCACCTTATTGACCTCAAATATCTCTCACAATTGAGCAGTATCCAGGTATCTGAAAACTACATCGAGATCGGCGCTCTTACTTCAATTCAAGATCTTCATGATCATGCAGTCATTCAAAAAAAGTTTACAGCAATCCATCAGGCAGCCCATGAATTCGCTGGTGCTCAGATCCGTCACCGGGGAACCATAGGTGGGAATCTTTGTAATGCTTCCCCAGCAGGAGATTTACTCCCTGCTCTCTATGCTTTTGGCGCAACCCTTGAGCTGACCAGCAAACACGGCCAACGCAAACTACCTGTAGCTGAATTCATTTTGGGACCGGGGAAAACAGCATTAGGAGATGGTGAGATATTAACCTCCATCCGGCTTCCCAGGGATCATTTCGATTCAAAATTCATTAAGGTAGGCTTAAGACAAACAATGGCCATCTCTGTGATCAACATTGCCTTTGTATATAGCCGACATAATCATTCATATTCTCACTTGAAAATTGCAGTCGGTGCGGTTGCTCCAACTATTGTCATCTTGGATACATTTACCACAGACTTTCTGGCAGAGCCGTCCCAACTTTCAAATCAGCTCCATTTGATCGATGAAGCCATCTCACCCATCGATGATATTCGGGCAACTGCAAAATACCGCCGAACCGTACTCAAAAACCTGATACAGGATTTCTTAGCCAGATGA